The following are encoded in a window of Candida dubliniensis CD36 chromosome 4, complete sequence genomic DNA:
- a CDS encoding high-affinity zinc transport protein, putative (Similar to S. cerevisiae ZRT1) produces MKFAYLFFIVLLTKVCTETVTVLSTRSYRLPTTESNPTDGTVYLTLTRQQSSSTSLDSSTITSPPSNSSVIVQTTAITDCHFHNSVQYCVDGYGNEGSILPAPTNINNLPTSYTGCHSHDGDTFCMNGDNEVQFVKLEEEDNEGSSSSSGKKCHFHAGVEHCVGDNNHDAVTCERVERDYDIPLRIGLLFVILVTSGIGSFGPIVLKQFVHLSQENYIIVIIKQFGTGIIISTAFVHLMTHAQLMWSNSCLNIKYEGTSASITMAGIFIAFIIEYIALRVLNTRDTTNDDKKEIEESSSNEQSLHGISVNDKISVMILEAGIIFHSILIGITLVVTDDVYFITLFIVIVFHQFFEGLALSSRIISITNANLSTKLVMALMFALITPIGMAIGIGVLNKFNGNDPATLIALGTLDSFSAGVLLWTGLIEMWSHDWLHGHLRNSSLLKTTVALVSLVLGMLLMSLLGNWA; encoded by the coding sequence ATGAAGTTTGcctatttatttttcatagTGTTATTGACTAAGGTTTGTACTGAAACTGTGACAGTGTTATCCACCAGAAGCTACAGATTGCCAACCACCGAGCTGAACCCAACTGATGGTACTGTGTACTTAACATTAACGAGACAACAGAGTCTGTCAACTTCCTTGGATAGTTCTACAATCACTTCTCCTCCACTGAACCTGTCTGTCATCGTTCAAACAACAGCAATAACAGATTGTCACTTTCATAATTCAGTTCAATATTGTGTTGACGGTTACGGAAATGAAGGTTCTATCTTGCCAGCCCCAACTAACATTAACAATCTTCCTACAAGCTATACTGGGTGCCACTCACACGATGGCGATACCTTCTGTATGAATGGAGACAACGAAGTTCAGTTTGTgaaattagaagaagaagacaaTGAAGGGTCAAGCTCCTCTTCTGGGAAAAAGTGCCATTTCCATGCTGGGGTTGAACATTGTGTTGGCGATAATAACCACGACGCTGTAACTTGTGAAAGAGTGGAAAGAGATTATGATATTCCTTTGAGAATTGGGTTGCTTTTTGTTATTCTTGTTACTTCTGGTATTGGATCTTTTGGTCCTATTGTGTTGAAACAATTTGTCCATTTGTCCCAAGAAAACTACATTATTGTTATCATCAAACAGTTTGGTACTGGTATTATTATATCAACGGCATTTGTACATTTGATGACTCATGCACAATTAATGTGGAGTAATTCCTGTTTGAATATCAAGTATGAAGGGACTAGTGCTTCAATAACCATGGCAGGAATATTTATTGCTTTTATAATCGAGTATATTGCACTTAGAGTACTCAATACCCGTGATACTACAAATGAcgataaaaaagaaattgaggAATCATCCAGCAATGAGCAATCATTACATGGCATTTCAGTCAATGATAAGATTTCAGTAATGATTTTAGAAGCAGGAATCATTTTCCATTCCATCCTTATTGGTATTACCTTAGTTGTTACCGATGATGTGTACTTTATTACCTTAttcattgttattgttttccACCAGTTCTTTGAAGGGTTGGCTTTGTCTTCTAGAATTATATCTATTACCAATGCAAACTTGTCAACCAAATTGGTAATGGCCCTCATGTTTGCTTTGATTACCCCTATCGGAATGGCAATTGGTATTGGTGTGTTGAACAAATTTAATGGTAATGACCCTGCTACTTTAATTGCATTGGGAACATTGGATTCTTTTTCGGCAGGTGTGCTTCTTTGGACCGGTTTGATTGAAATGTGGAGTCACGATTGGTTGCATGGCCACTTGAGAAACAGTTCTTTGTTAAAAACTACAGTTGCTTTAGTAAGTTTGGTCTTGGGAATGTTGCTCATGAGCTTATTGGGTAATTGGGCGTAA
- the PRA1 gene encoding adhesin protein, putative (In C. albicans: ediates leukocyte adhesion, induces migration; binds integrin alphaMbeta2; immunogenic in mouse; at hyphal cell surface, not yeast-form; produced at ambient pH; Rim101p induced; 17-beta-estradiol, ethynyl estradiol downregulated) produces MNYLLICLLFAFSVAAPVTVTRFVDASPTGYDWQSDWVKVFPIDQSCNATEYNQLSAGLQEAQLLAEHAKDHTLRFGNKSPFFRKYFGNETASAEVVGHFDNVVGADKSSILFLCDDLDDKCKNDGWAGYWRGSNHSDETIICEYSFVSRRYLSQLCSSGYTVSQSKTNIFWASDLLHRFWHLKSIGQLVIDHYADTYKEVLELAQENSTYAAKNSQSLIYYALDVYAYDVAIPGEGCNGDGTSYKTSDFEIGQDNEHSSESGTSSTASSSDQHTDSNPSTTTSASSHCHTHADGEVHC; encoded by the coding sequence atgaattatttattgatttgtttattatttgcttTTTCCGTTGCTGCACCAGTTACTGTTACCAGATTTGTTGATGCTTCTCCAACTGGTTATGATTGGCAGTCTGACTGGGTTAAAGTTTTTCCGATTGATCAATCGTGTAATGCCACCGAATATAACCAATTATCCGCTGGGTTGCAAGAAGCTCAATTATTAGCTGAACATGCCAAGGATCACACATTGAGATTTGGTAATAAATCCCCATTTTTCAGAAAATACTTTGGCAACGAGACTGCAAGTGCTGAGGTTGTTGGTCATTTTGACAATGTTGTAGGTGCCGACAAATCTTCcattttgtttctttgtGATGACTTGGATGACAAGTGCAAAAATGATGGGTGGGCTGGATATTGGAGAGGCTCTAACCATAGTGATGAGACTATTATTTGTGAATATTCTTTTGTTAGCAGAAGATACTTGTCGCAACTATGCTCCAGTGGATATACCGTCTCGCAATCTAAGACAAACATTTTTTGGGCAAGTGACTTATTACACCGATTCTGGCACTTAAAATCGATTGGACAGCTTGTTATTGATCATTATGCTGATACTTATAAGGAAGTTCTTGAATTAGCTCAAGAAAATTCTACCTATGCTGCAAAAAACTCGCAATCGTTGATTTATTATGCTTTGGATGTCTATGCATATGATGTTGCAATTCCAGGCGAAGGGTGCAATGGAGATGGTACTCTGTACAAGACAtcagattttgaaattggtcAGGATAACGAACATAGTTCTGAATCAGGGACCAGCAGCACAGCTTCAAGTTCCGATCAACATACTGATAGCAACCCTAGCACCACCACATCTGCTAGTCTGCATTGCCACACACATGCAGATGGCGAAGTTCACTGTTAG